One segment of Platichthys flesus chromosome 15, fPlaFle2.1, whole genome shotgun sequence DNA contains the following:
- the cfap298 gene encoding cilia- and flagella-associated protein 298 yields MVQLHVKRGDESQFLFSTTVDVLLDTAIQQITAIYNGRLKVERICSEIPELADHGVTLPPNMQGLTAEQIVDLNLRDEWEEKCVPSGGAVLRNDEMGRRNGHAPNDKMKEVLMKTMDEAKALISKKQVQANVCVTMEMVKEALDQLRGAVMIVYPMELPPHDPIRMEFEEREDLSGMQASQQVITEDECQLWWAAKEMQRGKKLQDYVGKNDKTKIVVKIQKKGQGAPAREPLVTEEQQKQMMMHAYRRQEELKKLEETDEDSSLDSDWSDRGALKKQFQGLTNIKWGPR; encoded by the exons ATGGTGCAGCTGCACGTGAAGCGAGGAGACGAGAGTCAGTTCCTCTTCAGCACCACAGTGGACGTGCTGCTGGACACAGCCATCCAGCAGATTACAGCCATTTACAACGGGAGACTGAAGGTGGAGCGAATATGTTCAG AGATACCGGAGCTCGCAGACCATGGCGTCACGCTGCCGCCCAACATGCAGGGGCTGACCGCGGAGCAGATCGTGGATCTGAATCTGAGGGACGAGTGGGAGGAGAAGTGCGTTCCCAGCGGAGGAGCAGTGTTAAGGAACGATGAGATGGGGAGAAGGAACGGACATG CTCCCAATGATAAAATGAAAGAGgtgttgatgaaaacaatgGACGAGGCGAAGGCTCTAATCTCCAAA AAACAAGTTCAGGCCAACGTCTGTGTCACAATGGAGATGGTAAAGGAAGCTCTGGATCAGCTGAGAGGGGCCGTGATGATTGTGTACCCGATGGAGCTGCCTCCTCACGACCCCATCAGGATGGAGTTCGAGGAGCGGGAAGACCTTTCAGGAATGCAG GCGTCTCAGCAGGTGATCACAGAGGACGAGTGCCAGCTCTGGTGGGCGGCCAAGGAGATGCAAAGGGGGAAGAAACTGCAGGACTACGTCGGCAAAAATGACAAGACGAAGATTGTGGTGAAAATCCAAAAG AAAGGGCAGGGGGCGCCAGCGAGGGAGCCTCTAGTCACCgaagagcagcagaagcagatgATGATGCACGCCTACAGAAGGCAAGAGGAGCTCAAG AAACTGGAGGAGACGGACGAGGACAGCAGCCTGGACTCCGACTGGTCGGACAGAGGGGCTCTGAAGAAACAGTTCCAGGGCCTCACCAACATCAAATGGGGGCCGAGATAA
- the eva1c gene encoding protein eva-1 homolog C isoform X2, translated as MRVMSWTRPCPGLDLSHCLFYLSLLLWTRRLSGLADFSNYLSRIITSHSAHACDGQPLRLHCPRHSTISIQSAFYGSGEVWACRADPDPPLGAHNHSCSAFTALQKLLSECQSHRDCQLPVNHLLFGKDPCPGTSKYLHVDYRCKPTEHRRHVACEGDTLVLGCKPPRLLIIYAAVYGRSLGHADTCPSHLTRPPPFECLDHAAVHSVTKSCHGKQKCAVAVSNQTFRDPCFPGTRKYLSVIYSCVPQSLLREADPDVFSSTSSPPVETDKDLEELLAKGSRRPGNSGAVMSTSLLTYTYIREHPEMAALLFTSSVCVGLLLTLLAVSVRVTCRGRQVRDHRLQTRSCSQTVKRQVEDEEEEDEDDDEGTESSLISTTERKVVCEWEEVTNVSEEADRAERIERRDMVIQEISMNAYLNGSSC; from the exons ATGAGAGTCATGAGCTGGACGCGTCCTTGTCCCGGACTGGACCTGAGCCACTGTCTCTTCTACCTGAGCCTGCTCCTGTGGACCAGACGCCTGAGTGGACTGGCTGACTTCTCTA ACTACCTGTCCAGAATCATCACCAGCCACTCGGCCCACGCGTGTGACGGACAGCCCCTGCGTCTCCACTGTCCTCGTCACTCCACCATCTCCATCCAGTCGGCCTTCTACGGGAGCGGGGAGGTGTGGGCGTGCAGGGCCGACCCCGACCCCCCGCTCGGGGCCCACAACCACAGCTGCTCGGCGTTCACCGCTCTgcag AAACTGCTGTCGGAGTGTCAGAGCCACAGAGACTGCCAGCTCCCTGTCAATCACCTGCTGTTTGGGAAGGACCCTTGTCCCGGGACTTCCAAGTACCTCCACGTGGACTACAGGTGTAAACCCA CTgaacacaggagacatgtggcCTGTGAGGGAGACACCCTGGTCCTGGGCTGTAAGCCCCCCAGGCTGCTGATCATCTATGCAGCTGTCTACGGCAGAAGCCTGGGCCACGCTGACACCTGCCCCTCACACCTGACGAGACCTCCCCCTTTTG AGTGTCTCGACCACGCGGCCGTGCACTCGGTGACCAAGTCCTGCCACGGCAAACAGAAGTGTGCTGTTGCTGTCAGCAACCAGACCTTCAGGGACCCCTGCTTTCCAGGAACCAGGAAGTACCTCAGTGTGATCTATTCTTGTG TCCCACAGTCTTTACTCAGGGAGGCCGACCCCGACGTGTTCAGCTCCACCTCGTCTCCGCCTGTGGAGACAGACAAAG ATCTGGAAGAGCTTTTGGCCAAAGGGTCGAGAAGACCAGGCAACTCGGGAGCTGTGATGAGCACTTCTCTCCTGACCTACACATACATCAGAG AGCATCCAGAAATGGCGGCACTGCTCTTCACCTCCAGCGTGTGCGTTGGCCTCTTGCTCACACTGCTGGCTGTATCAGTCCGTGTGACCTGCAGAGGGCGCCAGGTCAGAGATCACAGACTCCAAACCAGGTCTTGTAGCCAGACTGTAAAACGccaggtggaggatgaggaagaggaggacgaggatgatgatgaaggaacgGAAAGTTCTTTAATCTCCACCACAGAGCGGAAGGTGGTGTGTGAATGGGAGGAAGTGACTAATGTGAGTGAGGAAGCCGATCGAGCGGAGAGGATCGAGCGCAGAGATATGGTCATACAGGAGATCTCCATGAACGCCTACCTGAACGGCAGCTCCTGTTAA
- the eva1c gene encoding protein eva-1 homolog C isoform X1, translating to MRVMSWTRPCPGLDLSHCLFYLSLLLWTRRLSGLADFSNYLSRIITSHSAHACDGQPLRLHCPRHSTISIQSAFYGSGEVWACRADPDPPLGAHNHSCSAFTALQKLLSECQSHRDCQLPVNHLLFGKDPCPGTSKYLHVDYRCKPTEHRRHVACEGDTLVLGCKPPRLLIIYAAVYGRSLGHADTCPSHLTRPPPFECLDHAAVHSVTKSCHGKQKCAVAVSNQTFRDPCFPGTRKYLSVIYSCVPQSLLREADPDVFSSTSSPPVETDKAAPVDLEELLAKGSRRPGNSGAVMSTSLLTYTYIREHPEMAALLFTSSVCVGLLLTLLAVSVRVTCRGRQVRDHRLQTRSCSQTVKRQVEDEEEEDEDDDEGTESSLISTTERKVVCEWEEVTNVSEEADRAERIERRDMVIQEISMNAYLNGSSC from the exons ATGAGAGTCATGAGCTGGACGCGTCCTTGTCCCGGACTGGACCTGAGCCACTGTCTCTTCTACCTGAGCCTGCTCCTGTGGACCAGACGCCTGAGTGGACTGGCTGACTTCTCTA ACTACCTGTCCAGAATCATCACCAGCCACTCGGCCCACGCGTGTGACGGACAGCCCCTGCGTCTCCACTGTCCTCGTCACTCCACCATCTCCATCCAGTCGGCCTTCTACGGGAGCGGGGAGGTGTGGGCGTGCAGGGCCGACCCCGACCCCCCGCTCGGGGCCCACAACCACAGCTGCTCGGCGTTCACCGCTCTgcag AAACTGCTGTCGGAGTGTCAGAGCCACAGAGACTGCCAGCTCCCTGTCAATCACCTGCTGTTTGGGAAGGACCCTTGTCCCGGGACTTCCAAGTACCTCCACGTGGACTACAGGTGTAAACCCA CTgaacacaggagacatgtggcCTGTGAGGGAGACACCCTGGTCCTGGGCTGTAAGCCCCCCAGGCTGCTGATCATCTATGCAGCTGTCTACGGCAGAAGCCTGGGCCACGCTGACACCTGCCCCTCACACCTGACGAGACCTCCCCCTTTTG AGTGTCTCGACCACGCGGCCGTGCACTCGGTGACCAAGTCCTGCCACGGCAAACAGAAGTGTGCTGTTGCTGTCAGCAACCAGACCTTCAGGGACCCCTGCTTTCCAGGAACCAGGAAGTACCTCAGTGTGATCTATTCTTGTG TCCCACAGTCTTTACTCAGGGAGGCCGACCCCGACGTGTTCAGCTCCACCTCGTCTCCGCCTGTGGAGACAGACAAAG CTGCTCCTGTAGATCTGGAAGAGCTTTTGGCCAAAGGGTCGAGAAGACCAGGCAACTCGGGAGCTGTGATGAGCACTTCTCTCCTGACCTACACATACATCAGAG AGCATCCAGAAATGGCGGCACTGCTCTTCACCTCCAGCGTGTGCGTTGGCCTCTTGCTCACACTGCTGGCTGTATCAGTCCGTGTGACCTGCAGAGGGCGCCAGGTCAGAGATCACAGACTCCAAACCAGGTCTTGTAGCCAGACTGTAAAACGccaggtggaggatgaggaagaggaggacgaggatgatgatgaaggaacgGAAAGTTCTTTAATCTCCACCACAGAGCGGAAGGTGGTGTGTGAATGGGAGGAAGTGACTAATGTGAGTGAGGAAGCCGATCGAGCGGAGAGGATCGAGCGCAGAGATATGGTCATACAGGAGATCTCCATGAACGCCTACCTGAACGGCAGCTCCTGTTAA
- the haus1 gene encoding HAUS augmin-like complex subunit 1, whose product MCEKIEAVNSWLGSVFGDQPVPQFEVNTRTVDVLFQLSRCSEARCGDTALLIEDMKQKTCEYQADGSHLQEVLLQGVGLSSASLSKPAADYLSALVDNAMVLGVRDTSLDSFMPAVNNLTNELLEAEKSNRRLERELKALRKRLGATLVLRSTLQEDINKSVKAQAGESAKAEERLLNMDFVMAKAKELNNRREKAEAQLVSRNMDKSVSHQAVVQLSEEVTALRQEIIPMKKKLEPYMDLSPNPSLAQVKIEEAKRELAAVDAQLEMNVDFK is encoded by the exons ATGTGTGAGAAGATCGAGGCG gtGAACAGCTGGCTGGGCTCGGTGTTCGGGGACCAGCCGGTGCCTCAGTTCGAGGTGAACACCAGGACCGTGGACGTGTTGTTCCAGCTGAGCCGCTGCAGTGAGGCCCGCTGCGGGGACACGGCTCTGCTCATAGAGGACATGAAGCAGAAGACATGCGAGTATCAGGCGGATG GTTCACATCTGCAGGAAGTTCTCCTCCAAGGTGTCGGCCTGTCCAGTGCCAGCCTGTCGAAGCCCGCTGCAGACTACTTGTCGGCTTTGGTGGACAATGCTATGGTGCTTGGAGTGAGGGACACATCACTGGACAG CTTCATGCCGGCAGTGAACAACCTCACCAACGAGCTTCTGGAAGCAGAGAAGTCCAACAGGCGACTGGAGAGGGAACTCAAGGCGCTCAGAAAGCGACTCGGAGCCACTCTGGTGCTGCGCAGCACTTTACAGGA GGATATCAACAAAAGTGTTAAAGCTCAGGCAGGGGAGAGCGCTAAAGCAGAGGAGAGGCTCCTCAACATGGACTTTGTGATGGCAAAGGCCAAAGAGCTGAACAACAGACGGGAGAAGGCCGAG GCTCAGCTCGTGTCGAGGAACATGGACAAGTCCGTCAGCCACCAGGCTGTTGTGCAACTCTCCGAG gaagtCACCGCTCTGAGACAAGAAATTATCCCCATGAAAAAGAAACTGGAGCCGTACATGGATCTCAGCCCA AACCCGTCTCTTGCTCAGGTGAAAATAGAAGAAGCAAAGAGAGAATTG GCTGCTGTTGATGCCCAGCTTGAGATGAATGTGGATTTCAAGTGA